In Gossypium arboreum isolate Shixiya-1 chromosome 3, ASM2569848v2, whole genome shotgun sequence, the sequence CTTTCCCTGGGCAAACCCTCCTACCAGAACCAAAAGGGGCCAACCTAAGATCACACCCCAAAATGCTAATATCTTCTTCCATGAAGCGCTCTGGCTTGAACCTTTCTTGCTCCTCCCACAGTTTTTCATCATGAGTGATTGCCCACATGTTCACCATTGCTGTAGTTCCTGCTGGAACGAAATAATCACCAACATGAACATCATGGATGGCAAGGCGAGCCCATGAGAGAAGAGGCCCTGGTGGATGCACCCTAAGAGTCtctttcacaatggcctgaaggTAAGGCAGATTATGAATGTCCGAGTCTGAGACATGCTTTGATTTCCAAACAACAGAATCAATCTCAGCTTGAGCCTTTGCTTGAACTTCTGGGTGTAGAACCATTCTCGCCAAAATCCATTCAAGCAAGATCGCCACAGTGTCAGTACCCCTGAAAATCATCTCCTGCAAAACCATGCAGAGTGATGAAAATGCAAAGCTAGCTCGCGACAAAATAAAGCAAAAGCTAATTCATTAAGAGGCAGGCAAGTGTTGTTTCTTATCTTACCCATAAAACAGCAATCATATCGGAGTCAGCCAGTTTCTCATGTTTCTCCAAATCAAGCAAAACATCAACGAATTCCCCAACATTACAATTATCATCGTTCAAGCCTTCACTAAGCCTTTTCAGCCTATGCTCTTCTATGATTTTCCCGACAAAAACATTAACTCTTGAAACCAAATTCCTGCACCTTTTCCTTACACCTTGCAAATCTAGCCAACAAATTAGAGGGAAATGATCACTCCAGTTAAATATCCCCAGCAATTCATACCCTTCACTCACCAGCTCCTCAAGTTCGTACCCTTCGCCAACCTTCTCAAAGTCGTACTTCTTACCAAACACAGTCCCCATCACATTGTTCAACGACCCAAAATGCAGAACCTTTTTAATCTGGACCTCATCGCCTGCTTTCATTATACCGTTTATTTCATCCATCATCTTGATACCAATCTCACGCCTATACCCTTCAAAGCCAGCAATTCTCTTGGGACTAAACAAATGGGTAGCTGAAATACGCCTCAAATTCCTCCAATAGTCTCCGAAAGGAGCAAAACCCATTGCCCTGTGAAACAAGAGCTCATAGGCTGACTCCTTAACTGGCCTATCAGCAAAAGCTGAGTTGTGGAGAATATCCCTTGCAGTTTCAGGGTCACTAGAAATGATAAACCGAGTGAATCCGACAGAAAAAACCATCAACTTCACAGCGTTGAGGGTTTTAGCAAGCTTAGCAAGGACACGGTGAGGAGTGGAGCCATTGAACACTGTGAGTAACCCCAGTAGTGGTAACCCAACTGGACCAGGAATGGAGAAACTCGTCTTGGACCTGAACCGAGCCCATGCAATCCCACCCGGAGAAAGCCACAAGGCAATGGTTCCAACCAAGAGAAGAACCCATAGAAATGCTTCTAAGCTCAACAAAGGCGATCGAAGCAACAGAAAACCATGTTCCAGGGACATCCTCGCCAGAGATGCGTGTTCAATAAGAGTTGAACTTCACAATTCCTGGCTTACAGGGATGGTATGATATCAGGAGGAAGGAAATGGAGAGTTTAGAGAACAAGAGACGAGGAGCTGAGTTTAAATAGAAAAGTGGAATGCCAAACTTTAAATCAACCAGCGAAATtagagaaaggattgtatgaatcGGTGACGCCATGTcatttgtattattttttaatagtttTACGCCACATCAATATTATTATCTTGAATTTTAATACTGATGCGACATAAAATTATTGAAAAGGG encodes:
- the LOC108474993 gene encoding cytochrome P450 78A5-like — protein: MSLEHGFLLLRSPLLSLEAFLWVLLLVGTIALWLSPGGIAWARFRSKTSFSIPGPVGLPLLGLLTVFNGSTPHRVLAKLAKTLNAVKLMVFSVGFTRFIISSDPETARDILHNSAFADRPVKESAYELLFHRAMGFAPFGDYWRNLRRISATHLFSPKRIAGFEGYRREIGIKMMDEINGIMKAGDEVQIKKVLHFGSLNNVMGTVFGKKYDFEKVGEGYELEELVSEGYELLGIFNWSDHFPLICWLDLQGVRKRCRNLVSRVNVFVGKIIEEHRLKRLSEGLNDDNCNVGEFVDVLLDLEKHEKLADSDMIAVLWEMIFRGTDTVAILLEWILARMVLHPEVQAKAQAEIDSVVWKSKHVSDSDIHNLPYLQAIVKETLRVHPPGPLLSWARLAIHDVHVGDYFVPAGTTAMVNMWAITHDEKLWEEQERFKPERFMEEDISILGCDLRLAPFGSGRRVCPGKAMGLATVHLWLAQLLQRFKWIPSENRNVDLTEHLKLSLEMKNPLVCRAIPRVP